A stretch of Babesia bigemina genome assembly Bbig001, chromosome : V DNA encodes these proteins:
- a CDS encoding tRNA nucleotidyltransferase/poly(A) polymerase family domain containing protein, putative gives MSGTEGSVEGIKLTESVVIVADLYRGGTSNKDGQNITIEITKEEEALFNLLKGCAVSNGLNMGMYKCNSEIPHADFRVAGGWVRDKLLKVESKDIDIALEHLTGVEFCNYLNAFTEKHMGFHKTVGVVKRRPEQSKHLETATLSILGLNVDFVNLRSEDYADDSRIPIMRIGSPLEDAMRRDFTINSLFYNISKNAIEDYTGKGIDDLKSQIIRTCSPAFGTFMDDPLRVIRAARFSARLGYALDEEIWNASSHPSILNQLANKPRIAQELDDMLTRGDVAKAFETMNHWGVLPHLVREHQCDLPSDQQISVGCKTMALVRDCLRIIGWDNINRKFLYLSAFCFPLSNEPPVGKCSYIEHVIKCRLKLPNKLASGAKTIVDGSEEFAALVNGLPSNTEEVRERIGIAIRHIGPLWMEALLLCMANEASDGDLHELKDKYEDLVATINQLGLQNAYSLKAPITGEELINLIPGLTRGPYFKEALELQIRLLLRSPHISKQELLQRVTQIIKDEM, from the exons ATGTCGGGGACTGAGGGATCTGTTGAAGGCATTAAGCTAACGGAATCGGTAGTCATTGTCGCTGACCTCTACCGCGGTGGAACCAGTAACAAGGACGGGCAAAATATTACCATAGAAATCACGAAAGAAGAAGAAGCTCTGTTCAACCTTTTGAAAGGATGTGCTGTTTCTAATGGTTTAAATATGGGTATGTACAAATGTAATAGTGAAATACCCCACGCAGATTTTAGAGTTGCAGGTGGTTGGGTGAGAGACAAGCTCCTGAAAGTCGAGAGCAAGGATATAGACATTGCATTAGAACACCTAACTGGTGTTGAGTTTTGTAACTATCTCAACGCATTCACCGAAAAGCATATGGGATTTCACAAAACCGTGGGTGTGGTGAAGCGTAGGCCGGAACAATCGAAGCATCTAGAAACTGCGACTCTCTCCATCCTTGGATTGAATGTTGATTTTGTTAATCTGAGAAGTGAGGATTATGCAGATGACAGTAGGATACCAATCATGAGGATAGGGTCTCCGTTAGAAGATGCAATGCGCAGGGACTTCACAATCAACTCGCTGTTCTATAACATTTCAAAAAATGCAATCGAAGATTACACCGGCAAGGGTATTGATGACCTGAAATCGCAAATAATACGGACGTGCTCTCCTGCATTTGGTACCTTCATGGATGATCCTTTAAGAGTTATCAGAGCGGCTCGATTCAGCGCCAGACTGGGGTACGCAttggacgaggaaatctgGAATGCCAGTTCACACCCGTCGATTTTGAATCAGTTGGCTAACAAA CCAAGAATCGCTCAAGAACTCGATGATATGCTCACCAGAGGGGATGTTGCGAAAGCCTTCGAAACCATGAACCATTGGGGTGTATTGCCGCACTTGGTAAGGGAACACCAAT GTGACCTGCCAAGTGATCAGCAAATCAGTGTTGGATGTAAAACCATGGCGTTGGTGAGAGATTGCCTCCGAATCATTGGCTGGGATAATATAAATCGCAAGTTCCTATATCTTTCTGCTTTTTGCTTTCCCCTCAGCA ATGAGCCGCCAGTTGGGAAGTGTAGCTACATAGAACACGTTATTAAGTGTCGTCTCAAACTTCCTAACAAACTAGCATCTGG GGCTAAAACAATTGTGGATGGAAGCGAGGAGTTTGCTGCGCTGGTTAATGGCCTACCCTCAAACACGGAAGAAGTGCGAGAAAGGATAGGGATTGCGATACGCCACATAGGACCATTGTGGATG GAAGCGTTATTGCTCTGTATGGCAAATGAGGCATCCGATGGCGATCTTCATGAGCTGAAAGACAAGTATGAAGATCTTGTTGCAACAATTAATCAGCTTGGTCTTCAAAATGCATACTCATTGAAGGCACCAATCACTGGGGAAGAG TTAATCAACCTTATACCAGGGCTGACTCGGGGGCCCTATTTCAAAGAAGCACTTGAGCTTCAAATACGGTTGCTCTTAAGGTCGCCCCATATCAGTAAACAAGAACTATTGCAAAGAGTCACACAGATTATCAAGGACGAAATGTAG
- a CDS encoding -Vacuolar protein-sorting-associated protein 25, which produces MAVEPSGVVGNFRDFPPLYTEQINDATLSKQLEVWEGLICWQFNSNGLHIINSNIMDVYPFSNTKINRRVSRDFMVLIAQHMVERGFGFYLHSITEFCKLNDCSVWGALCFGKTGKSNKVRSLHEQEYQKIISKAKNGGSLVENLKERRKYMVTNTIAVGVFGKTIDETAEEVLCYLKLQLSGNQVETPYYLFYAERESTRQFRSWPEEHVAFIISTLATQKRIVVTANETVYCKNLNSKELGVQVI; this is translated from the exons ATGGCAGTTGAACCGTCCGGAGTAGTCGGAAATTTCCGAGATTTCCCCCCCTTGTACACGGAACAA ATTAACGATGCCACGCTATCTAAGCAGCTGGAGGTCTGGGAAGGTCTCATATGTTGGCAATTTAACTCAAATGGATTACACATTATTAATTCAAATATTATGGATGTTTACCCATTTAGCAATACAAAAATTAATCGAAGGGTGAGCCGAGATTTCATGGTTCTAATCGCGCAGCACATGGTTGAACGTGGTTTCGGATTCTATTTGCATTCTATCACGGAATTCTGCAAACTTAATGATTGTAGTGTTTGGGGTGCACTTTGTTTCGGAAAGACGGGAAAAAGTAATAAGGTCAGAAGTCTTCACGAACAAGAGTACCAAAAAATCATTTCGAAGGCAAAAAACGGCGGGTCATTAGTGGAAAATCTTAAAGAGAGACGCAAATATATGGTAACTAACACCATTGCAGTCGGTGTTTTTGGCAAGACAATAGATGAAACCGCGGAGGAAGTGTTATGCTACTTAAAACTACAACTGTCCGGAAACCAGGTTGAAACGCCATATTATTTATTTTACGCAGAAAGGGAATCTACCAGACAGTTTAGATCGTGGCCGGAAGAACACGTTGCATTTATCATCTCCACATTGGCAACACAGAAGCGAATTGTCGTTACCGCGAACGAAACTGTTTATTGTAAAAATCTCAACAGCAAAGAATTAGGCGTGCAGGTCATTTAG
- a CDS encoding -DDRGK domain-containing protein 1, which produces MDDDSGPPVSLAICGIVISLFVLIIAYIYYTGGICTSEIVGEQTEASNASLPTDTEQHSRSLTAKQLKKQELKEAKRRQRAIRDEERKERDQKKQEREDIYQQRREEKERQLHEDELKRADRAYEAYRNIVSSFVVETEGHEQQCKQFNVEDFINFVIWKKVTNLVELSAKFDLQQNEVVNRLDQLEAQGHLFGLLDERGRYIYISTTDMDTLQHYIVNSGRMHKIRNLVPFCNTALCMEPTEENASKLRAWEQSVQQYTMEV; this is translated from the exons ATGGATGACGATTCTGGACCTCCGGTTTCGTTAGCAATTTGTGGCATCGTAATATCGTTGTTTGTGCTTATAATAGCCTATATCTATTACACTGG AGGAATATGCACATCAGAGATCGTGGGTGAACAAACGGAGGCATCCAATGCGTCCTTACCTACCGATACAGAACAGCACAGCAGATCCTTAACTGCGAAGCAGCTGAAGAAACAAGAGCTGAAAGAAGCAAAACGTCGGCAAAGGGCTATAAGAGATGAGGAGCGCAAAGAAAGAGACCAAAAAAAGCAAGAACGTGAGGATATTTATCAACAACGAAGGGAAGAGAAAGAAAGACAACTACATGAAGAT GAATTAAAGCGTGCAGATCGCGCATATGAGGCCTACAGAAACATCGTATCGTCGTTTGTCGTAGAGACGGAAGGGCACGAGCAACAGTGTAAACAGTTCAATGTTGAAGACTTCATAAATTTCGTTATTTGGAAAAAAGTCACCAACCTCGTCGAGCTCTCCGCAAAGTTCGATTTGCAACAGAACGAAGTCGTGAACCGTTTAGACCAGTTGGAGGCCCAAGGTCACCTGTTTGGCCTTTTGGATGAACGAGGTCGCTACATATATATTTCTACCACAGATATGGACACCTTACAGCATTATATAGTGAACAGTGGAAGGATGCACAAAATTCGCAATCTAGTTCCGTTTTGCAATACTGCATTGTGTATGGAACCGACAGAAGAGAATGCATCGAAGCTGCGAGCGTGGGAACAGAGCGTTCAACAATACACAATGGAAGTGTGA